The Coffea eugenioides isolate CCC68of chromosome 8, Ceug_1.0, whole genome shotgun sequence genome has a segment encoding these proteins:
- the LOC113779575 gene encoding probable phospholipid hydroperoxide glutathione peroxidase, giving the protein MFSFSTRLIRRSFCVSKQFSILSKAHLKSPHISSVPSISQPVAASFLKSWSCQSIKDPAFLNLRSDHTMATQSSAPQLVHDFTVKDARGNDVDLSQYKGKVLLIVNVASQCGLTNSNYTELTKLYEQYKDQGLEILAFPCNQFGSQEPGTNEEIQQFACTRFKAEYPIFDKVDVNGSNAAPLYKFLKSSKGGLFGDSIKWNFSKFLVDKEGHVVDRYAPTTSPLSIEKDVKKLLEKA; this is encoded by the exons ATGTTCTCTTTTTCAACTCGCCTTATCAGGAGATCATTTTGCGTGTCGAAGCAATTCTCGATTCTATCCAAAGCCCATCTCAAGTCCCCGCATATTTCGTCTGTTCCTTCAATTTCTCAGCCTGTCGCAGCAAGTTTTTTGAAATCTTGGTCTTGTCAAAGCATAAAAGACCCAGCTTTTCTGAATTTGAGGTCAGATCATACGATGGCCACCCAGTCCAGCGCCCCTCAATTAGTCCATGACTTCACTGTAAAG GATGCCAGAGGGAATGATGTTGATCTTAGCCAATACAAGGGAAAGGTCCTTTTGATTGTCAATGTTGCATCTCAGTG CGGTCTGACCAACTCAAACTACACTGAGCTGACAAAGCTATATGAGCAGTACAAGGATCAAG GTCTGGAGATCCTTGCATTTCCTTGTAACCAGTTTGGCTCACAGGAGCCTGGAACTAATGAAGAGATTCAACAGTTTGCTTGCACCCGCTTTAAGGCTGAGTATCCCATATTTGACAAG GTGGACGTAAATGGTTCAAATGCTGCTCCTCTGTATAAGTTTTTGAAGTCAAGCAAAGGTGGACTTTTTGGGGATAGCATCAAATGGAACTTCTCAAAATTCCTCGTAGATAAAGAGGGGCATGTTGTTGATCGCTACGCTCCCACCACATCTCCCTTGAGCATAGAG AAGGACGTTAAGAAACTATTGGAAAAAGCTTAA
- the LOC113779799 gene encoding probable glutathione peroxidase 8: MEGQSAKEPQSVFDFTIKDAKGNDVDLSIYKGRVLLIVNVASKCGMTNSNYIELNQLYQKYKELGLEILAFPCNQFGEEEPGSNDQILDFVCTRFQSEFPIFDKIEVNGEGAAPLYKFLKKGQWGILGDDVQWNFAKFLVDKNGQAVDRYYPTTSPLTIERDIKKLFGVL; the protein is encoded by the exons ATGGAAGGCCAATCTGCGAAAGAGCCACAATCAGTCTTCGACTTCACTATCAAG GATGCTAAAGGAAATGATGTGGATCTGAGCATCTACAAGGGAAGGGTTCTACTAATTGTCAATGTTGCTTCAAAATG TGGGATGACCAATTCAAACTACATTGAGCTCAATCAACTGTATCAGAAATACAAGGAGCTCG GGCTGGAGATACTTGCATTTCCATGCAATCAGTTTGGTGAAGAAGAACCAGGAAGTAATGATCAGATCTTAGACTTTGTCTGTACCCGTTTCCAGTCAGAATTCCCAATCTTTGACAAA ATTGAAGTGAATGGTGAAGGTGCTGCTCCACTTTATAAGTTTCTGAAGAAAGGCCAGTGGGGGATATTAGGAGACGATGTTCAGTGGAATTTTGCAAAGTTCCTGGTGGATAAGAATGGGCAGGCTGTAGATCGCTACTATCCCACAACGTCCCCACTAACTATCGAG CGAGATATAAAGAAGCTATTCGGTGTCCTGTAG
- the LOC113779585 gene encoding probable glutathione peroxidase 8, with translation MASLSEKAPQSVYDFTVKDAKGNDVDLSIYEGKVLLIVNVASKCGFTNSNYTELNELYQKYKDQGLEILGFPCNQFGQQEPGSNDEIVDFVCTRFKSEFPIFDKIEVNGENSAPIYKFLKKGKWGLIGDNIQWNFAKFLVDKNGQAVDRYYPTTSPLTIERDIKKLLGVS, from the exons ATGGCATCCCTATCTGAGAAAGCCCCTCAATCTGTCTATGACTTCACTGTTAAG GATGCTAAGGGAAATGATGTGGATCTCAGCATCTATGAGGGAAAAGTTCTGCTAATTGTCAATGTTGCTTCTAAATG TGGGTTTACCAACTCAAATTATACAGAACTGAATGAACTGTATCAGAAGTATAAGGATCAAG GACTGGAGATTCTGGGATTTCCCTGCAATCAGTTTGGTCAGCAAGAACCAGGAAGTAATGATGAGATCGTAGATTTTGTCTGCACCCGTTTCAAGTCAGAATTCCCCATCTTTGACAAA ATTGAAGTGAACGGCGAAAATTCTGCTCCAATTTATAAGTTTCTGAAGAAAGGAAAGTGGGGGCTAATAGGAGATAACATTCAGTGGAACTTTGCAAAATTCCTGGTTGATAAGAATGGACAGGCAGTTGATCGCTACTACCCTACGACTTCTCCTCTTACCATTGAG CGAGATATAAAGAAGCTCTTGGGAGTTTCTTAG
- the LOC113780897 gene encoding putative ripening-related protein 1: MRKQVQFSSICLLVLLSSIALACTILMVEAKPCTPSGKIRGKQAPRDQCDPHTDDCCQANRVYKTFECSPPVSKHTKAILTINDFQKGGDGGGPSACDNKFHSNNTPVVALSTGWFNGLKRCHKYITIFGNGRSVRAMVVDECDSTKGCDSDHGFQPPCQNNIVDASEAVWKALKVPKKDWGSMEVFWADD; encoded by the coding sequence ATGAGAAAACAAGTCCAATTCAGTTCGATCTGCCTCTTGGTTTTGCTCTCAAGCATTGCTTTGGCTTGTACGATTTTGATGGTGGAAGCCAAACCATGCACGCCAAGCGGCAAAATCAGAGGAAAACAAGCACCAAGAGACCAGTGCGATCCTCATACTGATGATTGCTGTCAGGCAAACAGAGTTTACAAAACCTTCGAGTGTTCGCCTCCTGTTTCTAAACACACAAAGGCAATTCTGACTATAAATGATTTTCAGAAGGGTGGAGATGGTGGTGGACCTTCTGCGTGTGACAATAAGTTCCATTCCAACAACACACCAGTGGTGGCTCTATCCACAGGATGGTTCAATGGCTTGAAAAGGTGCCATAAGTACATTACCATCTTCGGTAATGGAAGAAGTGTCAGAGCCATGGTGGTTGATGAGTGTGACTCAACGAAGGGTTGCGACTCCGATCATGGTTTCCAGCCACCATGTCAAAACAACATTGTTGATGCCTCTGAAGCAGTTTGGAAAGCCTTGAAAGTCCCCAAGAAAGACTGGGGATCAATGGAAGTTTTCTGGGCTGATGATTAG